The genomic DNA CTTATAACAAGTCATATTATAGATGAGTTACAAAAGTTTATAAATAAATTAGTAATAATTGATGAAGGACACATAGTATTTGATAGATATTTGCATCCTGATGACAATATAGAAAATATTTATTTTAATATTACTAATAGAAAAAAAAGAAAAAGTATTGATATACAAAATCTTTCTTTTTAATTTTTAAAACATATTTTATATTTTTTTAGTATTTAAAACACTTTATTAAAAGTGTTTTTTTATTTATAAATTAATGAAATTAGATAGGAGTTGAACTATAATTATATTGGTGATAATATGAAAAAATACAAATGAGTTAAAGGGATGAATTGTTTAAGTTTAATAATATACTTTTTACTAGTATTTATAACAGGAACTATGTATTCGTATTATTTTTTTGGGGTGAAAAGCAATATTAATTTTGAATTTCCCGAACTATATATATTAATAATGACTATTATAATTTCATGCATAATACTTTTTGTTTTAATTGCATGATTTGTTAACTTTATTATGAAAGAAAAGTTTGAAAAGTATCTAGTATATATAAACTTTGCTATTGCTTTTTTATTTACATTAATTGCAGCAATTGGATTTATATTTATTGACTATGAAAATATAGATCTAGTAAGACAAAACATTTTTTATATATTAATTAGTGTTTCGCTATTATTGACAAGCTATTTGTTTTATAGTCAAATTCGTAATAAAAAGAATTACTAATAAAATTACATATTTGTTAAAATAATGATACTAAAAGGAGCTATTTATGAGTGATAATTATTATGAATTAACTAAAAATAATATAAGAGATTTAATTAGTGAAAGTCACTTTGAAGAAGCAATGATAATTATCAATGATGAACTTTCTGCTCCTTATATACCAAAAGATTTTGAAAGAGCTTTAAATCGATATAAATTTGAAATTGAAGAAATTCTTAAAAAAGATTCAAAAACTTCTTCTTCTAATTGAAGTTTAGAAAAAGTCGTTGATATTATGCAACAATCATTAGATCAAGAAATGCATTTAGTTGCTTTTGATAATTTAAGAAACCTTAATGCAAGAAAAATTTTAGATCATATTAAAGATTATTTGAATGATGAAAATATCAAAAATGAATATAAAACATTTTTATTAATGGTTTTGATTGAACAAAAATTAGATGAGTTTCTTTTAGTTAAAAAGAAAGAAGGAATAATAACAATTAATCCTGCTAAATTTGATTTAAAAGAATCTCAAGATTTTTTAAGAAACTTAGAATATCGCTTAATGACTTTAGTAAGCGACAAAGACCCAAGTTTATTTTCTATTTGTCGTCATGTTGCAAATACCTATTTTTATAATATTTTTCCAGACTTTAAACTTGAACAAAATAATATTGATGATATTGTTGCATGTGTTTATATCTATTCAAGAAAAGCATTAGGGATTGGTGAAGATATTTATCTAAATGATAAATTAAATTTTAATTATGACAATGCAATGTTATTATTAAGTAAGTTTGAAAAAATAATATAGGAGTTTATTTATGAAAAAAGAATCTTTTAATAAAGAAGACTTTAAAGTCTTTGAAGATAAAAAAAATATAATGGCACAATTATTTGGAATTAGTTGTAGTGTTTGTGGAATTGATGAAATTGCTTATGTTGCTTCTAACGCTCCAAAAACAATTGGACAAATTGCTCAAGAAGCATATGATGAAAATCCTGATATAAGCGATGAAGAATTAGATAAATTAATAGAATCACCACTTGAAGCATGACAAGAAGTTGATGATTACAACTCATCAATTGGTATGCCAACTTTTGCTTGTGATAATTGTTATAACCAATTGTTAAATGGAGAAATTCAAATTTCTGATTTGAATCAAGAAGAGGAATAAGAAATGAAGTTTGTAGATTTAGCAAAATTTAACATCAAATCTGGAAAAGGTGGCGATGGAGCTGTTTCTTTTCGTCATGAGTTATATGTTCCTAATGGAGGTCCAAATGGTGGCGATGGTGGAAAAGGTGGCGATGTGATTTTTATTGCTGATGAAGGAAAATCTTCATTATTAGACTTAAAATTACAAAAATCATATGCAGCTGAAGACGGTCATAAAGGTGATATTAAAAATATGCATGGAAAAAACGGTAAAGACATTATTGTAAAAGTACCTGTGGGTACTGTTTTATTTAATGATGAAACTGGAGATTTGCTTGCTGATTTTACGACGGATGGAGAACAAAAAATACTTGCACTTGGAGGAAAAGGCGGAAGAGGTAATGCAAGATTTGCAAACTCAAGAAATAAAGCCCCAACAATTTTTGAAGCTGGAGATCCTGGAATTGAAATTAATATTAAAGCTGAATTAAAAGTTTTAGCAGATGTAGGATTCGTTGGTCTTCCAAATGCTGGTAAATCCACTTTATTAAGAGCAATTTCAAATTCTAAACCAGAAGTTGCAGATTATCCTTTCACAACCATTAATCCTCAATTAGGAGTTTCTAGAGACAAACAAGGAAGAACCTTTACAGTTGCAGATTTACCTGGATTAATTGAAGGAGCAAGTTTAGGAAAAGGATTAGGTCATGAATTTTTAAGACATATTGAAAGATGCAAAATTATTTGTCATGTTATCGATATGTCAGGAAACTACGGAACAGAAGATGTTGTAAAAAATTATGAATTAATCAGAAAAGAACTAGTTGAATATAATTTTAATTTAGAAAAAAGATTAGAAATAATAGTAGCAAACAAAATAGATACTGAAGAAGCGCAAATAAATACTTTATATTTTAAAGAAAAATATAATGATAAGAATATAATAGAAGTATCTGGATTAAATAAAATAAATATAGATAAACTTCTTTTAGAAATTGGAGATAAATTAGAAAACTTAAAAGATGAACCTCTATGATTAATAAAAGAAGATCAAGAAAGTGACTTTAAGTTATATACTTTTGAATCTGATTTAAAAGATGTTGTTGTAAATAATTTAGGAAATGGAAAATGAGATATAACAGGAAAAGACGTTTTAAAAGTTTATCAAAAAACACCAATTTCAACTCACGATAATTTATTATTATTTAACGAGAAATTAAAAAATTTAGGAGTATATGAATTATTAAGAACTAAAGGTGCTAAAAAAGGCGATATAGTAAAAGTTTTTGATTTAGAACTAGAATGGATGGATTAAAATGAATTTAAAAGAGTATTTAGATTATTTAGTAGAATGATTAAGAAGTGAAGTTAAAAAAGCTGGTCAAAAAGGAGTAATAATTGGAATTAGTGGAGGTATTGATTCTGCAGTGGTTGCTGCACTTGGTAAAAAAGCATTTCCTGACAATTATTTAACAGTTTGAATGCCTTGTCAATCAAGTGATTTAGATGAAAAATGTAAAGCAGACTTAATTAATAATTTGGATTTAAAATCAGTTACAGTAGATTTAAAATCAACTTTTGAAACAATTAGTAAAGCTTTAAATGAATCTGGAATTGAACAATCAAAACTTGCATTAGCAAATACAAAAGCAAGATTAAGAATGACAACTTTATATTCAATGGCTCAAACACATAACTATTTAGTTTTAGGAACTGATAATTGAGCAGAGTGACATTTAGGATACTTTACCAAATTTGGTGATGGGGGGGTAGATTTATTACCAATTGTTCATCTACTAAAAGGCGAAGTTAAAGAAGCTGCAAAATTTTTAAATGTACCTGAATCAATAATTAATAGAGCTCCAACCGCTAGTCTCTGAGAAGATCAAACTGATGAACAAGAAATTGGATTTGGTTATGACTTAATAGATAAATATTTATTGGGTCAAAATGTTGAAAATCATATAAAAGAAAGAATTGAACAATTGCATAAAGTATCAGAGCACAAAAGAAATGGCGCCCCTCAACCTAATAAAAAATAGTTAAATATGTATATCGTTTTTATTAATAAAAGAATCACTAGCAGCATAATTTAATATAAAATATATAATATACAAAAAAGAAAGTTTGAGAATAAATATTAATGAAAATTTCAAAAAATATAAGTGCATTAGAAATATACAAAAAAGTTATTTTTACTTATTTTAAAAATAACTTATGATTAAACAACTTTACATCATATTTGATTAATTATAATTATTTTTAAAATCACAAAAAATGTTAGAAGTTAAAAATTTATATAAAGTATTTAAAAATGATGTAGGTGTAAAAGATATCAATTTAAAATTTTTACCAGGAGAAATAATAGGTATACTTGGTCCGAATGGAGCAGGAAAATCAACTTTATTAAAACTTATCTTTAAAGAGTATAAAAAAGATAGTGGAGAAATAATTTATCAAAATGAACAAGGAAATTTAAAAGGATTTAGTTTTTTCACAGATCAGTCATTATTTCCTAAAAATGTAACTTTAAATTTTTTTTGTATGTATAATGCAGAATTAGCAGGAATAAAACCTAAAGAAGCAAAAAAAAGAACAGAACATTTATTAAAGAATTTGGAGTTAGATAAATATAAAAATAAAACTTTTAGATCATTATCGGCTGGTATGCAAAAAAAAGCGATGTTAGCAGTATCTTTAATAAATGATCCAGAAATTATTTTTTTTGATGAACCAACAGCTAATTTAGATATTGATTCAAGAAAAGAATTAATATCATTGATAAAAGATATGAAAGAAAATAATAAATCTATTATAATTGCTAGTCATATTTTAGAAGAACTAGAAACTTTAATTGATAGAGTTATTGTCATAAATAAGGGTAAAGTAGTTGTGAATAAAAAGTTTGATAAAGAAAAAGAAAATTTAGAATTGATTTATTTTGAGAGTATCAAAAATGAAAAGCGAAATAAAAACTTTAAAGATTTAATGAAATGAGATAAGTAATGATGAAATTTTATATATGTTTTAAATATGCACTTTTTTCAATTTTTAAGTCAAAATCAACTTTAATTGTAACAATTTTTTTCTTGTCAACAATTTTTCTAATTAATTTAATATTTGGACTTTATATTAAATTAACTCAAGCGGAATCTGTTGATTTGTTTGTTTTAAATTATATTAACACAGTTTTAATTTTTATTTTTTTAAGTGTTGTTTCTATACTTTTATCAAATGAGTTTTTTACAATCAAAAGAAAAATGGTGTAAAAACAATAGAAATAAAAAATGGTATGAAAATATGAGAAATATTTTTTTCAAAAGTATCAGCTCTTTTATTGGTTATTTTTATATTTTCTATAATTATTTCCACTGTTGTTGTTATAGAGTCGCTAATAATATTCAATGATAATATTTTTGTAACTAAACTTTTATTTATAAATTTATACATTATTTTTTTAGTGCCTCTATTTGTTTTTTCTTTAAATTTGTTAATTGTAAGTTTAAATTTACAAAAAATTAGTTTAATCTTTTCAAGCTTTTTTATGGGATTAATGACTTTATTTTACTTAATAAATGCCGTTTTATATGAATTTAAAAGTGATTCTGGTAAAAATGGTAGCAATCTTATATCAAGCAGCGAATATAATTTTTACCTTAGATACTATATTAAAACATATGAAGAAAAAAATAAAAAAGAAAATAAAATTATAAGTGATTTGGTAGAATATAGTAAAAATTCTGAAAAAATGAAAAATCTAATTCATTTTGATAATTTGGAAAGTTTAAATTTAGAAGAAAGTCGTCTAAAAGATTATTACTTTAGATTTATAACAGATAATAGTTTTTATAGCAGTGGTGATTTATTTTCTAATATAGATTTATTTAATGAATTTAATAAAACATATTTAATAAAGGATGAATATTATAGAGAAGCTAAATATGATGCTAGTTTAATTGAAAATAATTTATTATTTAAGGAACTTTATAATTTCAAAGACACAAAAAATGAAAATGATATTTTTGAGTATAATGACTATAAAAACTTAAAAAAAAGTTCTACTTATTTACATGAACTTAATAGTTACATAAATAAATTGGAAAATTACTTTAAAATAAATAATGAAATAAATTCATATTATTTTGATTTAAAGTCTATAAATAAATTGATTTTGGAAATTTATAAAAAAGGATTTTATTTCACTAACCAAATACTTATTTTATCTAATTCGGTTGGAAGAAATAATTCAAATATTGTAGATTTTTTAAAAGCACCTTTTAATGAAAAAATTGATTATATTAAAAATCAAAAAATTCTTTTTAATATGCAAAAAACTTCTAGTGCAAAATTACTTTATCAAGGCATTTTGTTTTATCTAGTTAATAATTGAAACTATGAAGAACCTTTTACAAATAACACAGAGCAGCCAGATAGTTTTACTTTAAGTTCTTTACAAATGGCAAACTATTATACAAGTCCATTTTTATGATTAGAATTTTTAAGCAAGTTTGGGTTAGTGGATAAAACATTTGATAACATAACCACAATAGAAAGTGCAATTTTTTATAAAAGTAATAATTTTTATATAATAAATAATTCATATTTAAATAATAAATATATTATAAAAGATTATGTTTATGAAGGTCCTAATACAGCATTAATGATTTTTTTGATATTAATTTTTAACTCAATTTTAGTTTTATTTGCATATTCATTATATAGATTTAATTTCTATAAATAATTCTTTATATACTATATTTTTTAGTTGCTTAATGTTTTGTAGCAGTTAAAATTAATTAATAAATATAAGTTTTTTTGACTAATCTTTATTTTTAATAGATAATACATTTACAAGGAGAATTTTAAAAATATGACAGATCAACAAGCAAATAGTATAAGTGATTTTATTGATAATTTAGATGATGAAATAGCAGATAAGATGTTTGAAGAATTAATTGCAGGTATGAGCTTATACTTTGCAATATTAATTTTTGGAGAACAAATCGATAATGTCTTTGAAGACCCTGCTAATAAAGATAAATCAGCAGAAGAAAAAGCTAAAATAATAAAAAGTAATTCAGTTAATGAAGAAGATGTATATGCTGCTTTAATGGGAGCTTTATCAGAAGAAGAAAAAGCTCAAGATTTTGCAGAAGATTGTGTTCAATCAATTGCATTTAATCCTGAATATCCTCAGGTTTTATTAGATAAAATAAAAGAATTAGAAATTGAAGAACAAGATTTCTCATGAAATTTAATAGTTACATTTAAAGATCAATTTATTGATTTCTTTGTAAATGATTTAGATATTGAAGAATGAAAAAATGATATTATTGATGCTTTAGTAGCAAGTTGAGAACAATAATATGGCTATTAAAAAAGTTGCTATTAGCAATTTTTTTAATAAATAAATTTAATTTTATTTAATTTCTTTAACATTTTTTTTAAAAATTATTAAAGAAATTAAATACTAAATATGTTATGATTTATATGATTGTAGATAGGGTTTACAATTTATGGGCTTATATAAAAATAAGGTGAATGTATGTTTCTAGCTAAAACATTTTTTAAAGTATTAACTTTTGAAATTCCATTATGAGTGATTTTGTTAATTTTTGCTTTAATTGGGATTGCTAGTTTATCTATTTACTTTTTTATTCTTTTTAGAAAAAACAAAAAATTTGTGTATGAAAAAGAAGAAGTTTCAGCAAAAGATTTTAAAAGATTAGACAAATTTGAAACTCTTAGAAATGATTTTGAAGTAGAAATCGCACAAGTTAAAAAAATTAGACGTAATTCTAAAAAGTAGTTATATTTTGCTTATAAAAAAGGGGCGTTTTTATGAGTGTATTCAAAAAAATTACAAGTTCTATCATTGGTGGATCAAATAGGGAAAATCAACAAAATATTGTTGATGATTTTGCGTTTCAACAAAACCAAATGAATATGCCAAATCAAAACAACTACCCTATAAATCAGTTTAATCATCATCACCAATATAATTCAAATAATATGCAACAAAATCAGTTTAACAACCCACAAATGCAACAAGGTTTTTCAAATCCAACTAGTATGTATCAAGAACAATTGATTAATCAAAAAAATTATGTTCCTATGCAAAATAATAACCAATATATGGAAACAAATTTATATAATGAACCTCAAGTTGTAAATAATAGTTATCAAAATCCTTATATTAATAACCCAAATCAATATCAACCACAATCTCAAAACTTAAATTATCAACCTCAAAATAACCCTAATCTAAATTTTACAAATGCACAACAAGGATATATTCAACCAGAATTTCAAAATTATCCAAGAAAAAATCGCAACCCAAATAATTATTACAATGATAATATGTTACAGCAACCAGCTTTAGACTTTGATAATATTAATCAAATTGATTATGGAAATTACTATGATCCTAATCAAGAATATTTACAAAATCAAAACTATATAAATCAAAACTTATATCAAGGTCATATTCAGTATACAAATCATATTGAACAACAAAAAATGCAAAATCAAGGATTTAATAACTACCAAGCAAATCAAAATATGTATCAAAATCAATATTTTAACCAAGCACAAACATATTATCGTCCTGAAAGTTATGCAGCAAATCAAATGGTAGGATATCAAAGAAGCCCTGCTAATAACTATAATGGTTATAATAATAATACTTATAAACAAAGATTTTCAAAATCTAACATAATCCCAAATGAAATTGCAAAAGAAATTAGAGCAGAAAAATTAAGAAATGCTTTATTGTTTTTAATCGGATTGACAGGAATAATTGCAACATCTCTAATGTTAGCAATTTATTATAAAACAAGTAATCAAAATGAAAAATGGTTAATATTTAGTAGAAAACATACTATTTATCCATTCTTTTCAATTTTCTTATTATTAATTTCAACATGTTTCTTTTTTATGAGTGTCACAGATTATACATTACTAACTTCAAATGTTAAAAAATATGAAAGAGATTTATTGAATGGTAGAGAAATAGTTCCTTACTTTATAACAAGAAACTATCGATCAATAATAGCAAGAAGTGTTTATATTAATTGGATTGGATTTTCAACATATATAGTTGGTGCAATCTGTTTAGGAATTTTATATGGATTACAAGCTTTATATAAAGAACATCCTGATGAACCTATTACTATTTTCTTTTGAAAAATAGGTACAATGAAATCATTTGAATCTGATATTATTGTAAATATTGTTGTATTAATGTCTGTATTTGGAGTTCATATTTTAAATATAATTACTTCAAGAAGTAGAAAAAATAATATTATTAGTTATTATGGATATGAAATAATACCACAACATGAAATTAATGCTATTAGAAAAAAAGCAAATAAAATTTGTTTAATAATATTTATTGTTGTTTGTTGTATTATATTATTTGCAATATTAATTCCTTGACTTGTAATTAGAAAGAAAAAAGGATTAAGTTGAAAACCATGACAAAGAAGCAAGAATTAAAGAATAGAAATATAAAAAGTTTATATGTTCACATCCCTTATTGTGAACATATTTGTTTTTATTGTGATTTTGCAAAAACAATTAAACCAAAAAGTAAAGAAAATGTTATTGAGTATTTGAATAACCTAGAAAATGAATTAATAAGTTATGAAAATAGGTTAGATAATTTAGAAACTATTTATATTGGTGGAGGAACACCAAGTTGTTTAGATGAAGAAGAAACTATTTTATTATTAAAGTCTTTATCTAAATATGTAAAAAATAATAAAGATTTTGAGTTTAGCATTGAATTAAATCCTGAATCAGTTAGTGAGACTAAATTAAAAATTTATAAAGAATATAAAATAAATAGAATTAGTATGGGAATTCAAACTTTTAATAATGATTTATTAAAAAAAATTGGAAGAATACATGATAAAGATTTAGCTGTTGAAAAGTTTAATTTAATTAGAACTATTGGATTTGACAATATTAGTATTGATTTAATGTATAACTTATTTAATCAAACTAAGGAAAATATAATAGAAGATTTAGAATACATAAAACAGTTAAAACCTGATCATATTTCATGATACTCATTAATTATGAAAGATAACTCTATTTGAGGTAAAAAGAATTTAAAAAAACCTGAAAATGATGAATTTTTTGATGTAATTGTAAATGAAGGTTTAAAAAAATTAGGTTACAAAAGATATGAAATCTCAAATTATTGTTTAAATAATAAAATTTCAAAACACAATTTAAGCTATTGAGATAACTCTTTATTTGCAGGAGTTGGCTTTGGAGCTTCTGGTTTTGAGCTAATAAATAAAAAGTATTATTTAACAATAAATGAAGGTACAATTTTAAATTATCAAAAAAAATTTGAAGAATTGTCTATAGAAGACTATTATTTTCAAATTATAATGATGGGTTTAAGATTAGTAGATGGAATTAATATTAGCTTAGAAAAAAATAAAGATGCTTATCTATTTTATAAAGAAAAAATTGAAATCAATATTAAAAAAGGATTTTTATTATTAGAAAATAATTATTTAAAATGTAATGATAAAGGTTTTGATATATTAAATGATATTCTTGTTGATATTTTATAAAAGAGTAAAAAAGTATAAAAATTTGAAAATTTTTATACTTTTTTTTCGATTATATTATTGGGAAGGAAAATTAGTATATGTTAGCAGATTTACAACATAGAAATTTAAAAGAACTTGGATCATCTTTTTATTTTACAAAGCTGAACTTTACTTTTAAAAATGATGAAAACTTAGCGTTTTTTGTTAATCCTAATTTAATTAAACACAAAGTTACAAATAAATATTTCAGGTTACTAAATTATTCTGTCTTGTCAAATGACTTTGAAACAATTAACGATTACATAAAAAACGATTTTCCAAGCTCAAAAATAAAGCATTTATTAAAGTTAGTTGCAAAGACTACTAAAACACTATTTGAGAATAGATTTAAAAATCAAGTTGATTATGAAAATCTGTTTAAATTAAATATTTATTGTCAGTTATTTTTGATTTACATCAGATACAACCCAAATATTTGATTAAAAATGGATATAAATAATTCTAAACAAATCATGAACAATGGTCCTTTGGATTGAAGTATCATTTATTACATAATTAATTATCATGTATTAAGAGATAGTAGATTTGATCTTACTAAAACTCAAAAAAGCATTATAAATAAATTAATGTCAATAGATTTAAATGACAACAACATTCAAACAAGGGACATTATTGATGAAATTGTTGCAGAACCCATATTAGTCATAAAGGTATTTGTTATGCAAAGAGAAGTTATTAAAAGTATGAGAAATCTAAGAACAAGCAAAAGAAAATATAAACACCTTTTATTTTCAACTGCTATGCAATTAATAATTCATTTTATTAATAATAACATTGATGATTATACTAGAGTGACAAACCATTAAAATCATAATATCCCTTGTTAAAAACAAAGTTATCTTTGTTTTTATTTTTTCAAATTTTTTAGCACTTTACTATTGACATTGCTAAAAACCAATGTATTATATTATTGATTAGCAAAAGAACGTATAGAGTGCTAATCAGGAGGTTAAAATATGGATTTTCAACAAAAACCAGACCCTTTAAATGATCCAGAAATTTTAAGTAAATATACAAGGGATTTATCAAAGGATGCAAAAGAAGGAAAAATAGACCCTATTATTGGTAGGGATGATGAAATAATGCGAGTAATTCGTATATTAAGTAGAAAAACAAAAAATAACCCTGTTCTTGTAGGAGAGCCAGGGGTTGGTAAAACAGCTATAGCAGAAGGGCTTGCTCAAAGAATTAATAAAGGCGATGTCCCAAGCATCTTAAAAAATAAAAGAATTTTAGAACTAGATATGGGAAGTGTTATGGCTGGTGCTAGCTATCTTGGAGATTATGAAGCAAGAATAAAAGGGATAGTAAATGCAATTCAAAAAGAAAATGGAGAGATAATCTTATTTATTGATGAGTTACATTTAATTGTTGGTGCTGGAAAAACCGGTAATGGAGGAGGAATGGATGTTTCTAACCTTTTAAAACCAGCTTTAGCTAGAGGCGGATTAAAAGCCATTGGTGCAACAACTTTAAAAGAATATCGTGAATATATTGAAAAAGATGCCGCTTTAGAAAGAAGATTTCAAAAAGTTATGGTATCTGAACCAACAGTTGAAGAAACAATATCAATTTTAAGGGGATTAAAAGA from Spiroplasma tabanidicola includes the following:
- the obgE gene encoding GTPase ObgE; this translates as MKFVDLAKFNIKSGKGGDGAVSFRHELYVPNGGPNGGDGGKGGDVIFIADEGKSSLLDLKLQKSYAAEDGHKGDIKNMHGKNGKDIIVKVPVGTVLFNDETGDLLADFTTDGEQKILALGGKGGRGNARFANSRNKAPTIFEAGDPGIEINIKAELKVLADVGFVGLPNAGKSTLLRAISNSKPEVADYPFTTINPQLGVSRDKQGRTFTVADLPGLIEGASLGKGLGHEFLRHIERCKIICHVIDMSGNYGTEDVVKNYELIRKELVEYNFNLEKRLEIIVANKIDTEEAQINTLYFKEKYNDKNIIEVSGLNKINIDKLLLEIGDKLENLKDEPLWLIKEDQESDFKLYTFESDLKDVVVNNLGNGKWDITGKDVLKVYQKTPISTHDNLLLFNEKLKNLGVYELLRTKGAKKGDIVKVFDLELEWMD
- the nadE gene encoding NAD(+) synthase; translation: MKMNLKEYLDYLVEWLRSEVKKAGQKGVIIGISGGIDSAVVAALGKKAFPDNYLTVWMPCQSSDLDEKCKADLINNLDLKSVTVDLKSTFETISKALNESGIEQSKLALANTKARLRMTTLYSMAQTHNYLVLGTDNWAEWHLGYFTKFGDGGVDLLPIVHLLKGEVKEAAKFLNVPESIINRAPTASLWEDQTDEQEIGFGYDLIDKYLLGQNVENHIKERIEQLHKVSEHKRNGAPQPNKK
- a CDS encoding ABC transporter ATP-binding protein, whose amino-acid sequence is MLEVKNLYKVFKNDVGVKDINLKFLPGEIIGILGPNGAGKSTLLKLIFKEYKKDSGEIIYQNEQGNLKGFSFFTDQSLFPKNVTLNFFCMYNAELAGIKPKEAKKRTEHLLKNLELDKYKNKTFRSLSAGMQKKAMLAVSLINDPEIIFFDEPTANLDIDSRKELISLIKDMKENNKSIIIASHILEELETLIDRVIVINKGKVVVNKKFDKEKENLELIYFESIKNEKRNKNFKDLMKWDK
- a CDS encoding TIGR04561 family membrane protein; translated protein: MFLAKTFFKVLTFEIPLWVILLIFALIGIASLSIYFFILFRKNKKFVYEKEEVSAKDFKRLDKFETLRNDFEVEIAQVKKIRRNSKK
- a CDS encoding MSC_0882 family membrane protein: MSVFKKITSSIIGGSNRENQQNIVDDFAFQQNQMNMPNQNNYPINQFNHHHQYNSNNMQQNQFNNPQMQQGFSNPTSMYQEQLINQKNYVPMQNNNQYMETNLYNEPQVVNNSYQNPYINNPNQYQPQSQNLNYQPQNNPNLNFTNAQQGYIQPEFQNYPRKNRNPNNYYNDNMLQQPALDFDNINQIDYGNYYDPNQEYLQNQNYINQNLYQGHIQYTNHIEQQKMQNQGFNNYQANQNMYQNQYFNQAQTYYRPESYAANQMVGYQRSPANNYNGYNNNTYKQRFSKSNIIPNEIAKEIRAEKLRNALLFLIGLTGIIATSLMLAIYYKTSNQNEKWLIFSRKHTIYPFFSIFLLLISTCFFFMSVTDYTLLTSNVKKYERDLLNGREIVPYFITRNYRSIIARSVYINWIGFSTYIVGAICLGILYGLQALYKEHPDEPITIFFWKIGTMKSFESDIIVNIVVLMSVFGVHILNIITSRSRKNNIISYYGYEIIPQHEINAIRKKANKICLIIFIVVCCIILFAILIPWLVIRKKKGLSWKPWQRSKN
- the hemW gene encoding radical SAM family heme chaperone HemW; translated protein: MTKKQELKNRNIKSLYVHIPYCEHICFYCDFAKTIKPKSKENVIEYLNNLENELISYENRLDNLETIYIGGGTPSCLDEEETILLLKSLSKYVKNNKDFEFSIELNPESVSETKLKIYKEYKINRISMGIQTFNNDLLKKIGRIHDKDLAVEKFNLIRTIGFDNISIDLMYNLFNQTKENIIEDLEYIKQLKPDHISWYSLIMKDNSIWGKKNLKKPENDEFFDVIVNEGLKKLGYKRYEISNYCLNNKISKHNLSYWDNSLFAGVGFGASGFELINKKYYLTINEGTILNYQKKFEELSIEDYYFQIIMMGLRLVDGINISLEKNKDAYLFYKEKIEINIKKGFLLLENNYLKCNDKGFDILNDILVDIL